Proteins from one Flavobacterium branchiarum genomic window:
- a CDS encoding LemA family protein, which yields MKKTYKYSLIVVIGTAIVIYFIINLHRNTVVNNLIDKNKTVTSMWSELYMNSNIRLKLIDTLIRDNKIKSKVLDSLKIALKDIKQIENLYKKESSIEFVKKQYDLNKIYINVLKEYSNDSILKQNQSDKVLTKLEEADSKSNVLIDKYNDSALDYNKYISIFPNFYFAKSNGFHKRKYFTIKYGSENEDPIIESKRLPSWAKDQDTI from the coding sequence ATGAAAAAAACTTATAAGTATTCGCTAATTGTAGTTATAGGTACAGCAATAGTAATTTATTTTATAATCAATTTACACAGAAATACAGTTGTTAATAATTTGATAGATAAGAATAAAACAGTAACATCAATGTGGTCTGAATTATATATGAATAGTAATATTCGTTTAAAATTAATTGATACATTGATAAGAGATAATAAAATTAAGAGTAAGGTTTTAGACAGCTTAAAAATTGCGTTGAAAGATATTAAACAAATAGAAAATTTATATAAAAAAGAATCTTCAATAGAGTTTGTGAAAAAACAATATGACTTAAATAAAATATACATAAATGTTTTAAAAGAATATTCAAATGATAGTATCTTGAAACAAAATCAAAGCGATAAAGTTTTAACTAAATTAGAAGAAGCTGATTCAAAATCTAATGTTTTAATAGATAAATATAATGATTCAGCCTTGGATTATAACAAATATATTTCCATTTTTCCAAATTTTTATTTTGCTAAAAGCAATGGATTTCATAAAAGAAAATATTTTACAATTAAATATGGTTCAGAAAATGAGGACCCTATAATTGAAAGTAAAAGATTACCATCTTGGGCTAAAGATCAAGACACTATATAA
- a CDS encoding amino acid permease produces the protein MKKNHEDVEENQLKRGLTNRHIQLIALGGSIGTGLFLGIGPAAVLAGPSVILGYAVAGIIAFFIMRQLGEMVVEEPVSGSFSHFAYKYCGSFAGFASGWNYWILYILVSMAELTAIGVYVQFWWPEIPLWASSLFFFLVINALNFASVKVYGETEFWFSIIKVVAIIAMILFGTYLLMSGTGGEQATIQNLYNDGGFFPKGFFEKSSDGSFQGLLSAMALIMFSFGGLELIGITAAEAENPEKNIPKATNQVIYRILIFYVGALVILFALSPWQQITTDSSPFVMVFQNLNGMEFELFGNKIYFTRLIANALNLIVLTAALSVYNSSVYSNSRMLYGLADQGNAPKFLMKLNKQAVPINAILISSCFAAICIIINKLIPEEAFSILMSLVVSSLIINWVMISYTHLKFREAKNKENTTTKFPSLFYPISNYICFVFLLGILSIMWITNMKLSVELIPIWLGILFICYKVFKTKK, from the coding sequence GTGAAGAAAAACCACGAAGACGTAGAAGAAAATCAGCTTAAACGCGGGCTGACGAATCGCCACATTCAGTTAATTGCCTTAGGGGGATCAATTGGAACAGGTCTTTTCCTAGGTATTGGTCCAGCTGCTGTATTAGCAGGTCCATCAGTTATTTTGGGTTATGCTGTGGCAGGAATTATTGCTTTTTTTATAATGAGACAGCTTGGTGAAATGGTTGTTGAAGAGCCTGTTTCAGGAAGTTTTAGCCATTTTGCTTATAAATATTGCGGGTCTTTTGCGGGTTTTGCATCGGGTTGGAATTATTGGATTTTATATATTTTAGTTAGTATGGCTGAACTAACAGCCATTGGAGTTTATGTACAGTTTTGGTGGCCAGAAATTCCGCTTTGGGCATCCAGTTTGTTTTTCTTTCTGGTTATTAACGCTTTGAATTTTGCTTCTGTAAAAGTTTATGGTGAAACTGAATTTTGGTTTTCAATCATAAAAGTGGTTGCTATTATCGCTATGATTCTCTTTGGTACTTACTTGTTAATGAGTGGAACAGGAGGAGAGCAAGCAACAATTCAGAACTTATATAACGACGGAGGCTTCTTTCCTAAAGGATTCTTTGAAAAATCTTCTGATGGTAGTTTTCAAGGTTTATTATCGGCAATGGCGCTAATTATGTTTTCTTTTGGTGGTTTAGAACTAATCGGAATTACCGCTGCAGAAGCTGAAAATCCAGAAAAAAATATTCCAAAAGCAACAAATCAGGTAATTTATAGAATACTTATATTTTATGTAGGTGCATTGGTTATCCTATTTGCTTTATCACCTTGGCAGCAAATTACAACAGATAGTAGTCCATTTGTAATGGTTTTTCAAAACTTAAACGGAATGGAATTTGAGTTGTTTGGCAACAAAATATATTTTACGCGCCTTATTGCAAATGCACTTAATTTAATTGTATTAACTGCAGCTTTATCAGTGTATAATAGTAGCGTATATAGTAACTCACGTATGTTGTATGGTTTAGCAGATCAAGGAAATGCTCCTAAGTTTTTAATGAAATTAAACAAACAAGCGGTGCCTATTAATGCGATTTTAATTTCTTCATGCTTTGCAGCTATCTGTATTATAATAAATAAATTAATTCCAGAAGAGGCTTTTAGCATTTTAATGTCTTTGGTTGTTTCTTCTTTAATCATTAACTGGGTGATGATATCTTACACTCATTTAAAATTTAGAGAAGCAAAAAACAAGGAAAATACAACAACTAAATTTCCTTCATTATTTTATCCAATAAGCAATTACATTTGTTTCGTATTCTTGTTAGGAATTTTATCAATCATGTGGATTACTAACATGAAATTATCTGTAGAATTAATCCCGATTTGGTTGGGTATTCTATTTATATGCTATAAAGTTTTTAAAACAAAAAAATAA
- a CDS encoding TonB-dependent receptor codes for MKYIISACFFLLSLSMFSQKINVTIDQTITLKELFKQIESQTDFKFAFTDQIDTNQKYFTSKQTYKKLEIEKLIPELNKVTSIQFSIVGNNIFVKPKTSKGSKKKIKLTGVISDEKKQPVIGANVYIKEIKTGTTTDLNGKFTIELPQGDYTVLTSYVGYRNQEKQITITDDIVIRFSMESDSNQLDQVVVTSSKAVDVKNTQMSVNRLTMEEIKRIPSAMGEPDPLKSILTLPGVTNAGEGSSGFNVRGGAADQNLILLDGAPVFGDSHMLGFFSIFNADIVNGLDLYKGGIPSKFGGRVSSVLDVTQQAGDFEKFKVNGGIGLISSRLLVQGPIKKDKGSFIISGRTSYAHLFLRLEDGNTNVIKFYDVNAKLNYRFNANNTLSFSGYLGSDVFSFNKDLTTSFGNIMGTVNWKHRFSDNLNTNLSAFYSEYKFNLGIKTDKFDWENTVKTYGLKYNWNQSITQKFKLNYGIEAIYYNFNPGTIRPRGTDSEYNYQQFDKKYAFESAIYIDLEHQITEKLNLRYGLRYSSFYRMGKENVYTYEDGNPVVYNPVYNIYQRAIPTGITSYKSGEIISNFNNFEPRASLSYAFNDNNSVKASYNRMAQYIHMLSNSRYPLPMNIWTPSGPYAKPQLADQYAVGYFANLNDRAYSFEGELFYKKIQNRIDYIDGANIVANNQIERVILNGDARAYGMELLFRKNTGRFTGWVSYTLSKAEQKTPGRTPQEPGIANGKWYLSSYDKLHNLNVVGSYELNHKWSFNANFTLQSGQPVTYADGYYELAGFNVPNFMQRNENRLPTYHHLDLAATYTPKPDKKKGWQSYWVFSIYNIYNRRNAATMSFSTNDKTGINETKKLSIYGLVPGVSYNFKF; via the coding sequence ATGAAGTATATAATTTCAGCATGCTTTTTTTTACTCAGTCTGAGTATGTTCTCCCAAAAAATCAATGTAACAATTGATCAAACAATTACGCTAAAAGAATTGTTTAAGCAAATAGAAAGTCAAACTGATTTTAAATTTGCTTTTACAGATCAAATAGACACCAATCAAAAATATTTTACTTCAAAACAGACTTATAAGAAACTCGAAATAGAGAAACTTATCCCTGAATTGAACAAGGTAACATCAATTCAATTTTCAATTGTTGGAAATAATATTTTTGTTAAGCCTAAAACGTCCAAAGGATCTAAAAAAAAAATTAAGTTGACAGGGGTGATTTCTGATGAAAAAAAACAACCCGTTATAGGTGCCAATGTTTATATCAAAGAAATAAAAACGGGTACTACAACAGATCTTAATGGAAAGTTTACGATCGAATTACCACAAGGAGATTATACGGTTTTAACAAGTTATGTAGGATATCGAAATCAAGAAAAACAAATTACAATTACAGATGATATTGTAATACGTTTCTCGATGGAATCAGATAGCAACCAATTAGATCAGGTAGTCGTTACAAGCTCTAAAGCTGTTGATGTAAAAAATACTCAAATGAGTGTCAATAGATTAACAATGGAAGAAATAAAAAGAATTCCATCTGCAATGGGCGAGCCAGATCCTTTAAAGTCGATATTAACCTTACCAGGGGTAACAAATGCAGGAGAAGGTTCTTCAGGATTTAATGTACGTGGAGGAGCTGCCGATCAAAATTTAATTCTTTTAGATGGAGCGCCTGTATTTGGTGATTCGCATATGCTTGGTTTTTTCTCTATTTTTAATGCCGATATCGTTAACGGATTAGATTTATACAAAGGAGGTATTCCGTCTAAATTTGGTGGTAGGGTTTCATCTGTACTTGATGTAACCCAACAAGCAGGAGATTTTGAAAAGTTTAAGGTAAATGGTGGTATCGGACTTATCTCAAGTAGGCTTCTGGTACAGGGGCCAATAAAAAAAGATAAAGGTTCTTTTATAATTTCTGGACGTACCTCTTATGCACATTTATTTTTAAGATTGGAAGATGGTAATACCAATGTAATTAAGTTTTATGATGTCAATGCCAAGCTAAATTATCGGTTTAATGCGAATAATACGCTTAGTTTCTCGGGATATTTAGGAAGTGATGTTTTTAGTTTTAATAAAGATTTAACTACCTCTTTCGGGAATATAATGGGGACAGTAAACTGGAAACATCGTTTCTCAGATAATTTAAATACAAATCTATCTGCTTTTTACAGTGAGTATAAATTCAATCTTGGCATAAAAACCGATAAGTTTGATTGGGAGAATACGGTTAAAACATATGGACTGAAATACAATTGGAATCAATCGATAACTCAAAAGTTTAAACTAAACTATGGAATTGAAGCGATATATTACAATTTTAATCCCGGAACAATACGACCTAGAGGGACTGATTCAGAATACAATTACCAGCAATTTGATAAAAAATATGCTTTTGAGTCTGCTATCTACATTGATTTAGAGCATCAGATTACTGAAAAATTAAACCTTCGCTACGGACTTCGTTACAGTTCATTTTATCGTATGGGTAAAGAGAATGTATATACTTATGAAGATGGAAATCCAGTAGTATATAATCCAGTGTATAACATTTATCAAAGAGCAATCCCAACGGGTATAACTTCCTATAAAAGTGGTGAGATTATAAGTAATTTTAATAATTTTGAACCTCGTGCTTCATTATCTTATGCTTTTAATGATAATAATTCTGTTAAGGCAAGTTATAATAGAATGGCACAATACATTCATATGTTATCTAATTCTAGATACCCACTTCCGATGAATATCTGGACTCCAAGTGGTCCATACGCAAAGCCACAACTAGCAGATCAATATGCGGTAGGTTATTTTGCGAATCTCAATGATCGTGCTTATTCTTTTGAAGGTGAATTGTTTTATAAAAAAATTCAAAATAGAATTGATTATATCGATGGGGCAAATATAGTCGCCAATAATCAGATAGAAAGAGTAATCCTTAACGGAGATGCTAGAGCATATGGAATGGAACTATTATTTAGAAAAAATACTGGTAGGTTCACAGGATGGGTATCTTATACATTATCCAAAGCTGAACAAAAAACTCCTGGAAGAACACCACAAGAACCTGGTATAGCTAATGGCAAATGGTATCTATCATCATATGATAAGTTACACAATTTAAATGTTGTGGGTAGCTATGAGCTAAATCATAAATGGTCTTTTAATGCTAATTTCACTTTGCAATCTGGGCAACCAGTTACTTATGCAGATGGTTATTATGAACTAGCCGGATTTAATGTACCGAATTTCATGCAGAGAAATGAAAATAGACTCCCTACATATCATCACTTAGATTTGGCAGCAACTTATACACCAAAACCAGATAAAAAGAAAGGATGGCAAAGCTATTGGGTATTTAGCATATATAACATTTATAACAGAAGAAATGCGGCGACTATGTCGTTTTCTACAAATGACAAAACGGGTATAAATGAAACAAAAAAACTATCAATCTACGGATTGGTACCAGGAGTTTCATATAATTTTAAATTTTAA
- a CDS encoding DUF4465 domain-containing protein has translation MKKVFYFLTVGLLLGLSSCSNEDDQLVNGSSNATVNSANSTKRIVADPAIGTTTTLNLTSALLANGISTTGGKYWENTYVSNTKLDVDIFTFSHTAVSSGYNYWDGFIVSNVNDITNYGSGEGSGGSNGWVPNQWGTMAGSGFGTSTTTTAGSPGTPGDPYIVAYWSSYQDPKNPAGTTFNESSFSNWVKIGDSGLYDVKGLKINMHPWPYYGCLYGDGFAQPFNQGDRFELLIYGVNQNGIISAPIVHSLADYTGSSLVMPTGWKNVDTSNLQNLGKVKYLIFQMYSSDSHPIYGMNTAAYFCLDKLSVKRAN, from the coding sequence ATGAAAAAAGTATTTTATTTTTTGACAGTAGGCTTGCTTTTAGGTCTTTCTTCTTGTAGTAATGAAGATGACCAATTAGTTAATGGCTCCTCAAATGCAACTGTAAACTCCGCAAACTCAACCAAAAGAATTGTTGCAGATCCTGCAATAGGAACTACTACAACTCTTAATCTTACTAGTGCACTTTTAGCTAATGGAATCTCAACAACAGGTGGTAAGTACTGGGAAAACACCTATGTATCGAACACAAAGTTAGATGTAGATATCTTTACTTTTTCGCATACAGCGGTATCTTCAGGTTACAATTATTGGGACGGATTTATAGTGTCAAACGTAAACGATATTACAAATTATGGCTCAGGAGAAGGATCTGGAGGATCTAATGGTTGGGTACCTAACCAATGGGGAACTATGGCAGGAAGTGGTTTTGGAACATCGACTACAACTACTGCCGGGAGTCCAGGCACACCCGGCGATCCTTATATAGTGGCATACTGGTCAAGTTATCAAGATCCTAAAAATCCTGCTGGTACCACTTTTAATGAGTCTAGTTTTTCAAACTGGGTAAAAATTGGAGATTCTGGACTATACGATGTTAAAGGATTAAAAATAAATATGCATCCATGGCCTTATTATGGCTGTTTATACGGTGATGGTTTTGCACAGCCATTTAATCAAGGAGATCGTTTTGAATTATTGATTTATGGAGTAAACCAAAACGGAATCATTTCAGCACCTATTGTACATTCATTAGCAGATTATACAGGATCTTCTTTAGTGATGCCAACAGGTTGGAAAAATGTTGACACCTCTAACCTCCAAAATTTAGGAAAAGTTAAATACCTTATTTTCCAAATGTATTCTTCAGACTCACACCCAATCTACGGAATGAATACTGCAGCTTACTTTTGCTTAGATAAACTTTCTGTAAAACGAGCAAACTAA
- a CDS encoding LytR/AlgR family response regulator transcription factor encodes MKDLQTIAVDDEYPALELIKTYCSNLKGINLLNTFNDPENAILFLNQNEVDLLILDINMPNINGIELLKSTKNNSLCIFITAEEQHAAKAFELDVIDYLIKPISFERFEKAITKAKEYYLFKHAKDTIEDFIMFKSDYIINKIKLNDIYWIEGFGEYIKIVSRYKNHMVLERMTKFEEMHRHLGFIRIHKSYLILKDHIASFNSRTVLLKNGKELPIGRTYKNNLKIN; translated from the coding sequence ATGAAAGATTTACAAACTATAGCTGTTGACGATGAGTATCCTGCTCTTGAGCTTATTAAAACCTATTGTTCAAATCTTAAAGGAATCAATTTATTAAATACATTTAATGATCCTGAAAATGCAATTTTGTTCCTAAATCAAAACGAGGTTGATTTATTAATTCTTGATATAAATATGCCAAACATAAACGGCATAGAACTTTTAAAAAGCACTAAAAACAACTCGCTTTGTATTTTTATCACTGCAGAAGAGCAACATGCAGCTAAGGCTTTTGAACTTGATGTTATTGATTATCTCATAAAACCGATAAGTTTTGAACGTTTTGAAAAAGCCATAACCAAAGCAAAAGAATATTATCTTTTTAAACATGCAAAAGATACTATAGAGGATTTTATTATGTTTAAGTCCGATTACATTATTAATAAGATCAAACTCAATGATATATATTGGATAGAAGGTTTTGGTGAATATATAAAAATTGTATCCCGATACAAAAATCATATGGTACTGGAACGAATGACTAAATTTGAAGAGATGCATCGCCATCTCGGATTTATAAGAATCCACAAATCCTATCTTATTCTTAAAGATCATATCGCTTCTTTTAATTCGCGTACTGTACTACTAAAAAATGGTAAAGAATTGCCAATAGGACGCACTTATAAAAACAATCTCAAAATAAATTAA
- a CDS encoding sensor histidine kinase — MILLINIIILLIAFRLLFEQKIISRLMTKQWNNLITFQHCIFFITYTVVIIYSTLHFATMPDALYSVLFTMVVNSVLYIVCYSYLVPTYYQTNKYPEYILYALILFIITSLLRLLVEPKFYVNPIYDSNESLFLISVYASQSIIILVASFLGISKHKFLIEYDYKNLESKKNETDLNLMKSKINPHFLLNTLNNIYSGSYNPQKNTSEAILQLSQLLQYVIYETDKNTITILKEFEMIKALAGLYQLKYNNTLAIEFELNDEEIQEQLEIPPSVYFALFENALKHSGIGNEKEAYINIQFYKDEDNVVLKVANSISKHDSNIKNNTYKGMGMTALRKILSIQYAENYELVEESSNKTYFSTLKIKI, encoded by the coding sequence ATGATTTTACTAATAAACATTATTATTCTGCTAATTGCATTCCGACTTCTCTTTGAACAAAAGATTATAAGTCGATTAATGACAAAACAGTGGAATAATCTAATAACATTTCAACATTGTATTTTTTTTATCACCTATACTGTAGTCATTATATATAGTACACTTCATTTTGCTACTATGCCCGATGCACTTTATAGCGTACTGTTTACGATGGTAGTGAATAGCGTACTTTACATTGTATGTTATTCGTATCTCGTTCCTACTTATTATCAGACAAATAAATATCCTGAGTATATATTGTATGCGCTGATTTTATTTATAATTACTTCTTTACTGCGTTTACTTGTAGAACCAAAATTTTATGTTAATCCTATTTATGACTCGAATGAAAGCCTTTTTTTAATTAGCGTTTATGCTTCTCAAAGTATTATAATCTTAGTAGCCTCATTTTTAGGAATATCAAAGCATAAATTTTTAATAGAATATGACTATAAAAATTTAGAATCTAAAAAAAATGAGACAGATCTTAATTTAATGAAGTCTAAAATAAATCCACACTTTTTATTAAACACCCTTAATAACATCTATTCAGGAAGTTATAATCCACAAAAAAATACTTCGGAAGCTATATTACAATTAAGCCAGCTACTTCAGTATGTTATATATGAAACAGACAAGAATACAATTACAATTCTAAAGGAGTTTGAAATGATTAAAGCACTTGCTGGTTTATATCAACTAAAATATAACAATACACTTGCTATAGAATTTGAACTCAATGATGAAGAAATTCAGGAACAATTAGAAATACCTCCTTCGGTATATTTTGCGCTTTTTGAAAATGCACTAAAACATTCTGGCATTGGTAATGAAAAGGAGGCGTATATAAATATTCAGTTTTACAAGGACGAAGATAATGTTGTTCTCAAAGTTGCCAATTCTATATCTAAGCACGATAGCAATATTAAAAACAATACTTACAAAGGAATGGGAATGACAGCATTAAGGAAAATATTAAGTATTCAATATGCAGAAAATTATGAACTAGTTGAAGAATCGTCAAATAAAACGTACTTTTCTACCCTCAAAATTAAAATATGA
- a CDS encoding DUF4249 family protein, translated as MKQSIKNIFKSKPLVLFSLFFIILLSSCEEVVTLDLETGEAKIVVDAEILWNKGTDGKEQIIKISKMAPYYNNSVPKVSGAQVRIVNSNGDSFAFTESAPGSYVCTDFVPVLNMEYTLHVVVEGKSFTAVEKLTSVTPIKRIEQKYVPDVTGPDLLELAFFYDDPADEDNFYLTNFKTDFLILPSYAMSNDDFSNGNEMNERFSDEKLKPGKTIGIIHRGISQNFYNYMSLIIEASNWNPFTTTPANIRGNVINSNDSSDYAFGYFRLCEAVTTSYTMK; from the coding sequence ATGAAACAGTCCATAAAAAATATTTTTAAAAGTAAGCCACTAGTATTGTTTAGCCTATTTTTTATAATCTTATTATCCTCTTGTGAGGAAGTTGTAACACTTGACTTAGAAACGGGAGAAGCTAAAATAGTGGTTGATGCTGAAATTCTTTGGAATAAAGGAACTGATGGAAAAGAACAAATTATAAAAATTAGCAAAATGGCACCTTATTACAATAATTCTGTGCCTAAAGTTTCTGGAGCACAGGTAAGAATTGTAAATAGCAATGGTGATTCTTTTGCATTTACCGAATCTGCTCCAGGTTCGTATGTATGTACTGATTTTGTTCCTGTTCTTAATATGGAATATACGCTACATGTTGTGGTAGAAGGCAAAAGCTTCACAGCGGTTGAAAAACTAACATCGGTAACTCCTATTAAAAGAATTGAGCAGAAATATGTACCTGACGTAACGGGGCCCGATTTACTTGAGCTAGCATTTTTCTATGATGATCCTGCTGATGAAGACAATTTTTATCTGACGAATTTTAAAACAGATTTCCTTATATTACCATCTTATGCAATGTCAAATGATGATTTTTCTAATGGAAATGAAATGAACGAAAGGTTTTCGGATGAGAAGTTGAAACCAGGAAAAACTATTGGAATTATACACCGTGGTATTTCTCAAAATTTTTATAATTATATGAGTTTAATTATTGAAGCATCAAACTGGAATCCATTTACTACAACACCAGCAAATATTAGGGGGAATGTTATAAATTCAAATGATTCAAGTGATTATGCTTTTGGATATTTTAGGCTTTGTGAAGCCGTTACTACTTCATATACAATGAAATAA
- a CDS encoding RNA polymerase sigma factor yields MDNKKFILSLKRGNEATFKAVYLNYYDRLIGIAKRFDFKVLTPEDFVQETFLRLHDKRELLHEDILFDKQLFTICKNIIINHINRENKIIQLDPFKSEIADEVPDTGNFEERKELLYNYINLLPEQQQKIFTLHKLENLSYKEIATMTDLSEKTIANHIYLASKFIRKKIEEH; encoded by the coding sequence ATGGACAATAAAAAGTTTATATTGAGTTTAAAAAGAGGTAATGAAGCCACTTTCAAAGCCGTTTATCTAAACTATTATGACCGACTCATAGGCATAGCCAAAAGATTTGATTTTAAAGTTCTAACTCCAGAAGATTTTGTACAAGAAACATTTTTGAGACTACATGACAAAAGAGAATTGCTTCATGAAGATATTCTATTTGATAAACAATTGTTTACCATCTGTAAGAACATTATCATTAATCATATAAACAGAGAAAATAAGATAATTCAGCTCGATCCTTTTAAGTCAGAAATCGCTGATGAAGTTCCTGATACAGGAAATTTTGAAGAAAGGAAAGAATTATTATATAATTACATTAATCTACTTCCTGAGCAGCAACAAAAAATATTCACTTTACACAAACTAGAAAACCTTAGTTATAAAGAGATTGCAACGATGACAGATCTTTCTGAAAAGACCATTGCCAATCATATTTATCTTGCCAGTAAATTTATTCGAAAAAAAATCGAAGAGCATTAG
- a CDS encoding FecR family protein has translation MDEKKLEEELKKLWHETPIEHYKSVKETSWEKFQSKAFPSKKRTFTWRKYVAVAAVILMFFGTGIYLTNNTQQTNISFAGTIIENPTSKVKTVFLPDSSRVELAAYSKIEYATNFTNNRKIGVEGEAYFKVKKDKEHPFQVFCNETTTTVLGTSFIVKGNAKKEVVVALYEGSVQMSVNGQDRKWILKPGEKFTYNNNTVLVVNFNRFIDFDNQNINEVIAYVKSNYGYKLILPTEYNNKRVTVRINKKEDLKTIVQLISEMYNLNFETNEELNQITFQ, from the coding sequence ATGGATGAGAAAAAACTAGAAGAAGAATTAAAAAAATTATGGCATGAAACTCCCATAGAACATTACAAAAGTGTGAAAGAAACTTCATGGGAAAAATTCCAATCTAAAGCATTCCCTTCAAAGAAACGAACTTTTACTTGGCGTAAATATGTTGCAGTGGCTGCAGTGATTTTAATGTTTTTTGGAACGGGTATTTATTTGACCAACAATACACAACAAACCAACATTTCATTTGCAGGAACGATTATCGAAAACCCTACGTCTAAAGTAAAAACGGTGTTCCTACCAGATAGTTCAAGGGTTGAATTAGCTGCTTATTCAAAAATCGAATATGCTACTAATTTTACTAACAATAGAAAAATTGGAGTAGAAGGAGAGGCTTATTTTAAAGTTAAAAAAGACAAAGAACATCCTTTTCAGGTATTTTGTAACGAAACCACTACGACCGTTTTAGGAACTTCTTTTATAGTTAAAGGCAATGCCAAAAAAGAAGTGGTTGTAGCGCTTTATGAAGGAAGTGTACAAATGAGCGTAAACGGACAGGATAGAAAATGGATACTAAAACCAGGTGAAAAATTCACATACAACAACAATACTGTATTAGTGGTAAATTTTAACCGATTTATAGACTTCGATAATCAAAATATTAATGAAGTAATTGCCTATGTTAAGAGTAATTACGGTTATAAATTAATTCTTCCTACGGAATACAATAACAAGAGAGTAACAGTACGAATAAATAAAAAAGAAGATTTAAAAACTATTGTCCAATTAATATCAGAAATGTATAACCTAAACTTCGAAACCAATGAAGAACTAAATCAAATTACTTTTCAATAG
- a CDS encoding contractile injection system tape measure protein, translated as MKISQNPKTTIKEGIAIRNAGIVIISPFFVMLFDRLGLVRANKFTTRENQIKAVQYLQYVITGLSNTEEIYLPLNKVLCGLALSEAVPDEIDVSEDDKELINSLISAVISHWTAIGNCSIDGFRGNWLVRDGILVEFVDKWELTVEKRAYDILINKSPFAFSIIKYPWMEKPLHVIWPY; from the coding sequence ATGAAAATTAGTCAGAATCCTAAAACGACAATCAAAGAAGGTATTGCGATAAGAAATGCTGGAATTGTAATTATTAGTCCTTTTTTCGTAATGCTGTTTGATCGACTAGGTTTGGTTCGGGCAAATAAATTTACAACGCGTGAGAACCAAATAAAAGCAGTACAATATTTACAATATGTAATCACAGGATTAAGTAATACCGAAGAAATTTATCTTCCACTAAATAAGGTCCTTTGTGGCTTGGCTTTGTCAGAAGCTGTTCCCGACGAAATTGATGTTTCTGAAGATGATAAGGAATTGATCAATAGTCTAATATCAGCTGTTATTTCTCACTGGACCGCTATAGGTAATTGCTCAATAGATGGATTTAGAGGTAACTGGCTTGTTCGAGATGGAATCTTAGTAGAATTTGTTGACAAGTGGGAACTTACAGTAGAAAAAAGAGCTTATGATATATTAATTAATAAATCACCTTTTGCTTTCTCCATTATTAAATACCCCTGGATGGAAAAACCATTGCATGTAATCTGGCCTTATTAA